The Streptomyces laurentii genome contains a region encoding:
- a CDS encoding hypothetical protein (Helix-turn-helix domains; cl00088;~identified by MetaGeneAnnotator; putative;~transcriptional regulator [Streptomyces pristinaespiralis ATCC25486]), translated as MNDPQSPPERGASSPAPGSRRPGGRTARTRAAVRDAVLTGLAEHGYPALTVEYVAEHSGVHKTTLYRRWGGVESMVADALALAGEDRWTAPDTGSLAGDLRALAREVADSFADPALAAAPTAFVAAAFQSPRAAESLHAFYAERFRRCACVVDRAVARGEAPAGTDAGAVVRAVSAPLFLRLFVTREPVDTRIADQAARTVLAAVEAGAFTSEDAGAPA; from the coding sequence TTGAACGATCCGCAGAGCCCTCCGGAGCGGGGCGCGAGCAGCCCCGCCCCCGGCAGCAGACGCCCCGGCGGCCGCACGGCCCGTACCCGCGCGGCGGTCCGCGACGCGGTCCTGACGGGTCTGGCCGAGCACGGCTACCCGGCCCTCACCGTCGAATACGTGGCGGAGCACTCGGGCGTGCACAAGACGACGCTCTACCGGCGCTGGGGCGGCGTCGAGAGCATGGTCGCCGACGCGCTCGCCCTCGCGGGCGAGGACCGGTGGACGGCTCCCGACACCGGCAGCCTCGCCGGGGATCTGCGCGCGCTGGCGCGCGAGGTGGCCGACTCCTTCGCCGATCCGGCGCTGGCCGCGGCGCCGACGGCGTTCGTGGCCGCCGCCTTCCAGTCCCCGCGGGCCGCCGAGTCGCTGCACGCCTTCTACGCGGAGCGCTTCCGGCGCTGCGCGTGCGTCGTCGACCGGGCGGTGGCCCGGGGCGAGGCTCCGGCGGGCACGGACGCGGGAGCGGTGGTGCGGGCGGTCTCCGCGCCGCTCTTCCTGCGGTTGTTCGTCACGCGCGAGCCGGTGGACACCCGCATCGCGGACCAGGCGGCGCGCACGGTCCTGGCCGCGGTCGAGGCGGGCGCCTTCACGAGCGAGGACGCGGGCGCGCCGGCGTAG
- a CDS encoding hypothetical protein (identified by MetaGeneAnnotator; putative;~sequence version:1), protein MVGLPFVHRVIDIALGLSVPYENDAPRSCHVSTLGGVPAAGSVGQASAVHAPYPAGEPAAQFAVVGHDDHGSFPLLQGLLQLLDETEGQVVRGLVKQQQVGGAGEQAREGEAAALARGEAADRDGEVGPASIRSRVDLPAPFSPTIPIRSPGRTVSETWSSSSRSPRVTVTS, encoded by the coding sequence GTGGTCGGGCTCCCGTTCGTACACCGTGTCATCGACATTGCCCTCGGACTCTCCGTGCCGTACGAGAACGATGCGCCGCGGTCGTGCCATGTCTCGACCCTAGGCGGTGTCCCGGCGGCAGGCTCAGTCGGCCAGGCGTCCGCCGTCCATGCGCCGTATCCGGCCGGTGAACCGGCGGCGCAGTTCGCGGTCGTGGGACACGACGACCACGGCTCCTTCCCACTGCTCCAGGGCCTGCTCCAGCTCCTCGACGAGACCGAGGGCCAGGTGGTTCGCGGGCTCGTCAAGCAGCAGCAGGTCGGCGGGGCGGGTGAGCAGGCGCGCGAGGGCGAGGCGGCGGCGCTGGCCCGCGGAGAGGCTGCCGACCGGGACGGTGAGGTCGGCCCGGCGAGTATCCGCAGCAGGGTGGACTTGCCCGCGCCGTTCTCCCCCACGATCCCGATCCGCTCGCCGGGGCGCACGGTGAGCGAGACCTGGTCGAGCAGCAGCCGTTCGCCGCGGGTCACGGTCACGTCGTGA
- a CDS encoding phosphoglycerate mutase (Histidine phosphatase domain found in phosphoglycerate mutases and related proteins, mostly phosphatases; contains a His residue which is phosphorylated during the reaction; cd07067;~catalytic core [active];~identified by MetaGeneAnnotator; putative;~phosphoglycerate mutase [Streptomyces venezuelae ATCC10712]) — MARPRRIVLVRHGESEGNVDDTVYEREPDHALGLTETGRRQAAETGERLRELFGDERVSVYVSPYRRTHDTLRAFRLDPDRIRVREEPRLREQDWGNWQERDDVRLQKEYRDAYGHFFYRFAQGESGADVYDRVGAFLESLYRSFEAPDHPPNVLIVTHGLTMRLFCMRWFHWTVADFESLSNPGNAETRTLLLGEDGKYRLDRPFERWRVPESYGPTG, encoded by the coding sequence ATGGCACGACCGCGGCGCATCGTTCTCGTACGGCACGGAGAGTCCGAGGGCAATGTCGATGACACGGTGTACGAACGGGAGCCCGACCACGCGCTCGGGCTCACCGAGACGGGACGGCGCCAGGCGGCGGAGACGGGGGAGCGGCTGCGGGAACTGTTCGGCGACGAGCGGGTCAGTGTCTACGTCTCGCCCTACCGCCGCACCCACGACACGCTGCGCGCCTTCCGGCTCGACCCGGACCGGATACGCGTCCGGGAGGAACCCCGGCTGCGTGAGCAGGACTGGGGCAACTGGCAGGAGAGGGACGACGTACGCCTCCAGAAGGAGTACCGGGACGCCTACGGTCACTTCTTCTACCGCTTCGCCCAGGGGGAATCCGGCGCCGATGTGTACGACCGGGTCGGGGCGTTCCTGGAGAGCCTCTACCGCAGTTTCGAGGCGCCCGACCACCCGCCCAACGTCCTGATCGTCACCCATGGGCTGACCATGCGGTTGTTCTGCATGCGCTGGTTCCACTGGACGGTCGCCGACTTCGAGTCGCTGTCCAACCCGGGCAACGCGGAGACCCGGACCCTCCTGCTCGGCGAGGACGGAAAATACCGGCTCGACCGGCCGTTCGAACGTTGGCGAGTTCCGGAATCGTACGGTCCCACCGGATAG
- a CDS encoding ADP-ribosylation/crystallin J1 (ADP-ribosylation/Crystallin J1 [Streptomyces sp. SirexAA- E];~ADP-ribosylglycohydrolase; pfam03747;~PFAM: ADP-ribosylation/Crystallin J1; KEGG: sgr:SGR_1711 putative hydrolase;~identified by MetaGeneAnnotator; putative): protein MTADSSFDRRFDRALASLRGLAVGDALGSQYFVPGTYALLKRRETPAGPWQWTDDTEMACSVVAVLAGHGRVDQDALASSFAHHHDFDRGYGPAVNRMLRLIREGGDWRRLAAELFDGQGSWGNGAAMRIAPLGAWYADDPEQATHQAEISAYVTHQHREAVAGTMAVAAAAALVANPAGPPTPEALLDGVVALVPRSAVGAGLRRARDMLDYGDAGTVAAVLGSGRRTSAHDTVPFALWSAARALGDFERMFWTTASVGGDVDTTCAIAGGVVAASPAGTPPAAWLEQTEDLPAWVPTAARS from the coding sequence ATGACCGCTGATTCCTCATTCGACCGGCGCTTCGACCGCGCCCTGGCCAGTCTGCGCGGACTGGCCGTGGGAGACGCCCTCGGCTCCCAGTACTTCGTCCCCGGCACCTACGCCCTCCTGAAGCGGCGAGAGACACCGGCCGGCCCCTGGCAGTGGACCGACGACACCGAGATGGCCTGTTCCGTCGTCGCCGTCCTGGCCGGCCACGGCCGCGTCGACCAGGACGCCCTCGCGTCGTCCTTCGCCCACCACCACGACTTCGACCGCGGCTACGGCCCCGCCGTCAACCGCATGCTCCGGCTCATCCGCGAGGGAGGGGACTGGCGCCGGCTCGCCGCGGAGCTCTTCGACGGCCAGGGCTCCTGGGGCAACGGCGCCGCCATGCGGATCGCCCCGCTCGGCGCCTGGTACGCCGACGACCCGGAGCAGGCGACCCACCAGGCCGAGATCTCCGCGTACGTCACGCACCAGCATCGCGAGGCGGTGGCCGGGACGATGGCCGTCGCCGCGGCCGCGGCGCTCGTCGCGAACCCCGCCGGCCCGCCCACGCCCGAGGCGCTGCTCGACGGCGTCGTCGCGCTGGTTCCGCGCAGCGCCGTGGGAGCCGGACTGCGCCGGGCCCGCGACATGCTCGACTACGGCGACGCCGGAACGGTCGCGGCGGTCCTCGGCAGCGGCCGGCGGACCAGCGCCCACGACACCGTGCCGTTCGCGCTGTGGTCGGCGGCCCGGGCGCTCGGCGACTTCGAGCGGATGTTCTGGACCACGGCGTCGGTCGGCGGTGACGTCGACACCACCTGCGCCATCGCGGGCGGTGTCGTGGCCGCGAGCCCGGCCGGCACCCCGCCGGCCGCATGGCTGGAACAGACCGAGGACCTGCCGGCCTGGGTCCCCACGGCGGCCCGCTCTTAG
- a CDS encoding MFS family multidrug efflux protein (MFS family multidrug efflux protein [Streptomyces venezuelae ATCC10712];~The Major Facilitator Superfamily (MFS) isa large and diverse group of secondary transporters that includes uniporters, symporters, and antiporters. MFS proteins facilitate the transport across cytoplasmic or internal membranes of a variety of...; cd06174;~drug resistance transporter, EmrB/QacA subfamily; TIGR00711;~identified by MetaGeneAnnotator; putative;~putative substrate translocation pore), translating into MRHRDRPGVALAVIAACQLMVILDATIVNIALPHIQDALDFSTTSLSWVLSAYTLTFGGLLLLGGRAGDILGRRRMFLIGILVFTFSSLLGGFAQEPWQLLAARALQGVGGAIASPTALALITTTFPEGPARNRAFGVYAAVSAGGGAVGLLAGGMLTEWLDWRWVLFVNVPIGLVIAFLTPRFIPESARHPGRFDLAGAFTSTLGMAALVYGFIRAAEAGWTDALTLGAFVSAVFLLSAFAVVESRAREPITPLRLFADRNRAGTYVIMLSLAAAMLGMFFFIVLFLQDVLGFSPIRAGVAFLPVTLAIGVGSGLAQRVLPLFGPKPFLMAGTAITGSGLLWLSFLTPDTSYVAGVLGPMIVFGFGMGLNFVTLTLTAVSGIAPHEAGAASGLLNAMEQVGGSLGLSILVTVFGAASATEAKQQTPDFLTHATPAQKEAFAQESRLPAPWSHEVLTAGISSAFTGAVVMALVALGTATLVIRVRKSDLAALRGKAEAAGPAA; encoded by the coding sequence ATGCGCCATCGGGACCGGCCGGGCGTCGCCCTCGCCGTCATCGCCGCGTGCCAGTTGATGGTGATCCTGGACGCGACGATCGTGAACATCGCGCTTCCCCACATCCAGGACGCACTCGACTTCTCCACCACGAGTCTGTCGTGGGTGCTGAGCGCCTACACCCTCACCTTCGGCGGTCTGCTGCTGCTCGGCGGCCGTGCGGGCGACATCCTCGGCCGTCGCCGGATGTTCCTGATCGGCATCCTCGTCTTCACCTTCAGCTCCCTGCTCGGCGGATTCGCGCAGGAACCGTGGCAACTGCTGGCCGCACGCGCCCTCCAGGGCGTCGGGGGCGCGATCGCCTCGCCGACCGCGCTCGCCCTGATCACCACGACGTTTCCCGAAGGCCCGGCCCGCAACCGGGCGTTCGGCGTCTACGCGGCGGTCTCGGCCGGCGGCGGCGCCGTCGGACTGCTGGCCGGCGGCATGCTCACCGAATGGCTCGACTGGCGCTGGGTGCTGTTCGTGAACGTGCCGATCGGCCTGGTCATCGCCTTCCTGACGCCGCGTTTCATCCCGGAGTCGGCGCGGCATCCGGGCCGCTTCGACCTGGCCGGCGCGTTCACGTCCACGCTCGGCATGGCCGCGCTCGTGTACGGGTTCATCCGTGCCGCGGAGGCGGGCTGGACGGATGCCCTCACGCTCGGGGCGTTCGTCTCCGCCGTGTTCCTGCTCTCCGCGTTCGCCGTCGTCGAGTCACGGGCCCGTGAACCCATCACCCCGCTGCGGCTGTTCGCCGACCGCAACCGCGCGGGCACCTACGTGATCATGCTCAGCCTGGCCGCCGCGATGCTGGGCATGTTCTTCTTCATCGTCCTGTTCCTCCAGGACGTGCTCGGCTTCAGCCCGATCCGCGCCGGGGTCGCGTTCCTGCCGGTCACCCTGGCCATCGGCGTGGGGTCGGGGCTCGCCCAGCGAGTCCTCCCCCTGTTCGGCCCGAAGCCGTTCCTGATGGCCGGCACGGCGATCACCGGCTCGGGCCTTCTCTGGCTGAGCTTCCTCACCCCTGACACGTCGTACGTGGCCGGGGTCCTCGGCCCAATGATCGTCTTCGGCTTCGGCATGGGCCTCAACTTCGTGACGCTCACCCTCACCGCCGTCTCCGGCATCGCCCCGCACGAGGCGGGTGCCGCCTCGGGGCTGCTCAACGCCATGGAACAGGTGGGCGGTTCACTCGGCCTGTCGATCCTCGTCACGGTCTTCGGCGCGGCGAGCGCGACCGAGGCGAAGCAGCAGACGCCGGACTTCCTCACGCACGCGACGCCCGCGCAGAAGGAAGCGTTCGCGCAGGAGAGCCGGCTCCCCGCACCCTGGTCCCACGAGGTGCTGACGGCGGGGATCTCCAGCGCGTTCACCGGCGCCGTGGTCATGGCGCTGGTCGCGCTCGGCACGGCCACGCTGGTGATCCGGGTGCGCAAGAGCGACCTGGCGGCCCTACGTGGGAAGGCGGAGGCGGCCGGCCCGGCCGCCTGA
- a CDS encoding ribonuclease HII (RNA/DNA hybrid binding site [nucleotide binding];~Ribonuclease HII [Streptomyces venezuelae ATCC10712];~bacterial Ribonuclease HII-like; cd07182;~identified by MetaGeneAnnotator; putative), which translates to MPYEPPTHSVERSIRATTGAKIIAGVDEVGRGAWAGPVTVCAAVTGLRRPPDGLTDSKLLTPKRRTELAATLEGWVTAYALGDASPAEIDELGMTAALRLAAVRALEGLPVRPDAVILDGKHDYLGSPWQVRTVIKGDQSCVAVAAASVIAKVRRDTLMAELEPEQYAAYAFGANAGYPSPVHKAALEEFGPTPYHRLSWAYLDAMPRWRHLKKVRLSAEAAALESGGQLGFDF; encoded by the coding sequence ATGCCGTACGAACCACCCACCCACAGCGTCGAACGCTCGATCCGGGCCACCACCGGCGCCAAGATCATCGCCGGGGTCGACGAGGTCGGACGCGGGGCCTGGGCCGGTCCCGTCACGGTGTGCGCCGCCGTCACCGGCCTGCGCCGCCCGCCCGACGGGCTCACCGACTCCAAGCTGCTCACCCCCAAGCGCCGTACCGAACTCGCCGCCACACTCGAGGGGTGGGTCACCGCGTACGCGCTCGGTGACGCCTCGCCCGCCGAGATCGACGAGCTCGGGATGACCGCCGCCCTCCGGCTGGCGGCCGTCCGCGCCCTGGAGGGGCTGCCGGTCCGTCCCGACGCCGTGATCCTGGACGGCAAGCACGACTACCTCGGCAGTCCCTGGCAGGTGCGGACGGTGATCAAGGGCGACCAGTCCTGCGTCGCCGTCGCCGCCGCCTCCGTGATCGCCAAGGTCCGCCGTGACACGCTGATGGCCGAGCTGGAGCCCGAGCAGTACGCCGCGTACGCCTTCGGAGCCAACGCGGGCTACCCTTCCCCGGTCCACAAGGCGGCGCTGGAGGAGTTCGGGCCCACCCCGTACCACCGGCTCTCCTGGGCGTACCTCGACGCGATGCCCCGCTGGCGGCATCTCAAGAAGGTCCGCCTCTCCGCCGAGGCCGCCGCACTGGAAAGCGGGGGCCAGCTCGGCTTCGACTTCTGA